A single genomic interval of Actinomadura rubteroloni harbors:
- a CDS encoding helix-turn-helix transcriptional regulator, with the protein MDVLGDVVQVMRTGRPHANRTVLDAPWRRSFPAREAAGFHVVLRGSCEISPADGAPVALTQGDVAFLPRGTGHTITGDAATVLLCGAYDLDLARPHPLLAELPRVVRLPAEAPCPSVRAAVGLLDRELDGAGRPGAPAALTALLDLLLLYLLRAWHDAHAATGWSAALRDPAVGAALRAVHADPARDWTVAALGAEAGLSRAAFARRFTGLVGRPPLGYLTWWRMSVAARLLRGSDLPLRAVAARVGYTSEYAFGKAFKRELGVPPGAYRAVSP; encoded by the coding sequence ATGGACGTGCTCGGAGACGTCGTCCAGGTCATGCGCACCGGCCGTCCGCACGCGAACCGGACGGTGCTGGACGCCCCCTGGCGGCGGAGCTTCCCCGCCCGCGAGGCCGCCGGGTTCCACGTCGTGCTGCGCGGCTCCTGCGAGATCAGCCCCGCGGACGGCGCGCCGGTCGCCCTCACCCAGGGCGACGTGGCGTTCCTCCCGCGCGGCACCGGCCACACCATCACGGGCGACGCCGCGACCGTCCTGCTGTGCGGCGCCTACGACCTGGACCTGGCCCGTCCGCACCCGCTGCTCGCCGAGCTGCCCCGCGTCGTCCGGCTCCCGGCCGAGGCGCCGTGCCCGTCGGTGCGCGCCGCCGTCGGCCTGCTGGACCGCGAGCTGGACGGCGCGGGCCGTCCCGGCGCTCCCGCCGCGCTCACCGCCCTCCTCGACCTGCTCCTGCTCTACCTGCTGCGCGCCTGGCACGACGCGCACGCGGCCACCGGCTGGAGCGCGGCCCTGCGCGACCCGGCGGTCGGGGCGGCGCTGCGGGCCGTCCACGCCGACCCGGCCCGGGACTGGACGGTCGCGGCGCTCGGCGCGGAGGCCGGCCTGTCCCGCGCCGCGTTCGCGCGCCGCTTCACCGGCCTGGTCGGACGCCCGCCGCTCGGCTACCTCACCTGGTGGCGGATGAGCGTCGCGGCGCGGCTGCTGCGCGGCTCCGACCTGCCGCTGCGCGCCGTCGCCGCCCGCGTCGGCTACACGTCGGAGTACGCGTTCGGCAAGGCGTTCAAGCGGGAGCTGGGCGTGCCGCCGGGCGCGTACCGGGCCGTCAGCCCTTGA
- a CDS encoding RecQ family ATP-dependent DNA helicase has protein sequence MSTPERPGAAPNPSDDGLRDEAEACLRALAGDGARLREDQWTAIHALVVDRRRALVVQRTGWGKSAVYFVATRLLRARGAGPTVIVSPLLALMRNQIDAAERAGIRAATVNSANTDDWDGVFADVEQGAVDVLLVSPERLNNPDFRDLVLPRLAAGAGLVVVDEAHCISDWGHDFRPDYRRLRTLLADLPPGIPVLATTATANARVTADVAEQLAEGDTLVLRGPLERDSLHLSVVRLPEAEQRIAWLGENLDALPGSGIVYTLTVAAAHEIAGYLRDRGYEVAAYSGQTEPAERLQAERDLRDNKLKALVATSALGMGFDKPDLGFIVHVGAPQSPVAYYQQIGRAGRGVDRAEVVLLPGAEDQKIWEYFAGLAFPPEPVVRTTLDVLDAAGRPLSTGALEPRVDLGRSRLEMMLKVLDVDGAVRRVKGGWTSTGQPWSYDRERYARVREAREREQRAMLEYIVTEGCREEFLRRLLDDETAVPCGRCDNCTGRRRPATVSAEGAARARDRLRRPGVDVAPRRMWPTGVKDDLGVGGRIAPADLAEPGRALGRLTDIGWGNRLRDLLAPGAPDADVPADLVDAVVRVLAAWDWEQRPAGVVALGSLSRPRLVGTLARRIAEIGRLPFTGAFEPAAEPVPRRHNSAQRLRSVWAAQTLPPPVASAAAAAGGPILLVDDRIDTGWTMTVAARTLRAAGVPAVLPLVLAVPN, from the coding sequence GTGAGCACTCCCGAGCGGCCCGGCGCCGCCCCGAACCCGTCCGACGATGGATTGCGCGACGAGGCGGAGGCCTGTCTGCGCGCCCTCGCGGGCGACGGCGCGCGCCTGCGCGAGGACCAGTGGACGGCGATCCACGCGCTCGTCGTGGACCGGCGGCGCGCGCTCGTCGTGCAGCGCACCGGCTGGGGCAAGTCGGCGGTCTACTTCGTCGCGACCCGGCTGCTGCGCGCCCGCGGCGCCGGGCCGACCGTGATCGTGTCGCCGCTGCTCGCGCTGATGCGCAACCAGATCGACGCGGCCGAGCGCGCCGGGATCCGCGCCGCGACGGTCAACTCCGCCAACACCGACGACTGGGACGGCGTCTTCGCCGACGTCGAGCAGGGCGCGGTGGACGTCCTGCTCGTCAGCCCCGAACGGCTCAACAACCCCGACTTCCGCGACCTGGTCCTGCCCAGGCTCGCGGCGGGCGCGGGGCTCGTCGTGGTGGACGAGGCGCATTGCATCTCCGATTGGGGGCACGACTTCCGTCCGGACTACCGGCGGCTGCGCACCCTGCTCGCCGACCTGCCGCCGGGCATCCCCGTCCTCGCCACGACCGCCACCGCCAACGCGCGCGTCACCGCCGACGTCGCCGAACAGCTCGCCGAGGGCGACACGCTCGTGCTGCGCGGCCCGCTGGAACGCGACTCGCTGCACCTGTCGGTCGTCCGGCTGCCCGAGGCCGAGCAGCGGATCGCCTGGCTCGGCGAGAACCTCGACGCGCTGCCCGGCTCGGGGATCGTCTACACGCTGACCGTCGCGGCGGCGCACGAGATCGCGGGATACCTGCGCGACCGGGGGTACGAGGTCGCCGCGTACTCCGGGCAGACCGAGCCCGCCGAACGCCTCCAGGCCGAACGCGACCTGCGCGACAACAAGCTGAAGGCCCTGGTCGCGACGAGCGCGCTCGGTATGGGCTTCGACAAGCCCGACCTCGGCTTCATCGTGCATGTCGGGGCGCCGCAGTCGCCGGTCGCGTACTACCAGCAGATCGGCCGCGCGGGCCGCGGCGTGGACCGCGCGGAGGTCGTCCTGCTGCCCGGCGCGGAGGACCAGAAGATCTGGGAGTACTTCGCGGGCCTGGCGTTCCCGCCCGAACCGGTCGTGCGGACGACGCTGGACGTCCTGGACGCGGCGGGCCGCCCGCTGTCCACCGGCGCGCTCGAACCGCGCGTCGACCTCGGCCGGTCGCGGCTGGAGATGATGCTCAAGGTCCTGGACGTGGACGGCGCGGTCCGGCGCGTCAAAGGCGGCTGGACGTCGACCGGGCAGCCGTGGTCCTACGACCGCGAGCGGTACGCCCGCGTGCGGGAGGCGCGGGAGCGCGAACAGCGGGCGATGCTGGAGTACATCGTCACCGAGGGCTGCCGAGAGGAGTTCCTGCGCCGCCTGCTGGACGACGAGACCGCCGTGCCGTGCGGGCGCTGCGACAACTGCACCGGGCGGCGGCGCCCCGCGACGGTCAGCGCGGAGGGCGCGGCCCGCGCCCGCGACCGGCTGCGGCGGCCCGGCGTGGACGTGGCGCCGCGCCGCATGTGGCCGACCGGGGTGAAGGACGACCTCGGCGTCGGCGGCCGGATCGCGCCCGCCGACCTGGCCGAGCCGGGCCGCGCGCTCGGCCGCCTCACCGACATCGGCTGGGGCAACCGGCTGCGCGACCTGCTGGCCCCTGGCGCGCCCGACGCCGACGTCCCCGCCGACCTGGTGGACGCGGTGGTGCGGGTGCTCGCCGCCTGGGACTGGGAGCAGCGGCCCGCCGGCGTCGTCGCGCTCGGGTCGCTGAGCCGTCCCCGGCTGGTGGGGACGCTCGCGCGCCGCATCGCCGAGATCGGCCGCCTGCCGTTCACCGGCGCGTTCGAGCCCGCCGCCGAACCGGTGCCGCGCCGCCACAACAGCGCCCAGCGGCTGCGCTCGGTGTGGGCGGCGCAGACGCTGCCGCCGCCGGTCGCGTCCGCCGCCGCCGCGGCGGGCGGCCCGATCCTGCTGGTGGACGACCGGATCGACACGGGCTGGACGATGACCGTCGCCGCCCGCACTCTGCGCGCCGCCGGGGTTCCGGCCGTCCTGCCGCTCGTCCTCGCCGTACCGAACTGA
- a CDS encoding bifunctional acetate--CoA ligase family protein/GNAT family N-acetyltransferase: MTEAYPDHWEADVLLTDGGTAHLRPIRSADADLLREFYARLSPESIYYRFFSARPRLSEREIAHLTTVDHVNRVALIATIGGRMVAVVRYERLKDRPGTAEVAFLVEDEHQGRGLGPVLLEHIAAAARERGLTRFVASVLPDNRRMTRVFREVGYRAEQTFEDGVIELVLDLEPTETSVEVMIAREHRAESRSIQRLLTPRSVAVIGASRSEHSVGRTVLRNLLAGDFTGPVYPVHPTATAVGGVRAYRSVLEIPDDVDLAIVAVRAPVVQDVVEQCAGKGVHGLVVVSSGFGETGPDGRERQEELVRLARAYGMRVVGPNCLGIANNDPDVRLNATLAPTMPGRGPVGFFSQSGALGIAILQRTAERGLGLSTFVSAGNRADVSGNDLMQYWEEDPDTKAVLLYLESLGNPRKFARLARRLSRRKPIVAVKSGRSTQGVPLGHAASALSLPDHAVSALFAQAGVIRVEDLSELFDVAQLLAYQPLPAGDRIEIIDNSDSLGLLAQDAAAAFGLRARPPVDLGPAAGAAEYEDALAAALADPAVDAVVALFTPPTIGGYDVSVPAKILRLAAGADKPIVATYLGSEGMPADLRVPGPDGSAAAGSVPSYAAPEDAVRALAYVVRYAQWRRRPPGRLPEIVGADRRRARALVEEWLAGGGPVTATRAQAAELLACYGIALGDAAGGVPTQITVREDSSFGAVVSFGLADETAALLDDRAYRLAPLTDVEAADMVRAIRAAPLLFGHRGAEPVDVAALETLLLRASRLADDLPEVARLELSPVLAGASGTVVRDVALTLRRPTGPRQELGPRRLR; encoded by the coding sequence GTGACCGAGGCGTATCCGGACCATTGGGAGGCCGACGTCCTGCTGACCGACGGCGGGACGGCCCATCTGCGCCCCATCCGGAGCGCGGACGCGGATCTGCTCCGCGAGTTCTACGCACGGCTGTCGCCCGAGTCGATCTATTACCGGTTCTTCTCCGCGCGCCCCCGGCTGAGCGAACGTGAGATCGCTCACCTGACCACCGTGGACCACGTGAACCGGGTCGCGCTGATCGCGACGATCGGCGGCCGGATGGTCGCGGTCGTCCGCTACGAGCGGCTGAAGGACCGCCCGGGGACGGCCGAGGTCGCGTTCCTCGTGGAGGACGAGCACCAGGGCCGGGGCCTCGGCCCGGTCCTGCTGGAGCACATCGCGGCGGCGGCCCGCGAGCGCGGCCTGACGCGGTTCGTGGCGAGCGTCCTGCCCGACAACCGGCGGATGACGCGGGTGTTCCGCGAGGTCGGCTACCGCGCGGAGCAGACGTTCGAGGACGGAGTCATCGAACTCGTCCTGGACCTGGAGCCGACCGAGACGTCGGTGGAGGTCATGATCGCCCGGGAGCACCGCGCGGAGTCCCGGTCGATCCAGCGGCTGCTGACGCCCCGGTCGGTCGCGGTGATCGGCGCGAGCCGGTCGGAGCACTCGGTCGGCCGGACGGTCCTGCGCAACCTGCTCGCGGGCGACTTCACCGGCCCGGTCTACCCGGTGCACCCGACGGCGACGGCGGTCGGGGGCGTCCGGGCGTACCGGTCGGTGCTGGAGATCCCCGACGACGTGGACCTCGCGATCGTCGCGGTCCGCGCGCCGGTCGTGCAGGACGTCGTGGAGCAGTGCGCGGGCAAGGGCGTCCACGGCCTGGTCGTGGTGTCGTCGGGCTTCGGCGAGACGGGCCCGGACGGCCGCGAACGCCAGGAGGAACTGGTCCGGCTGGCCCGCGCGTACGGGATGCGGGTCGTCGGCCCGAACTGCCTCGGCATCGCCAACAACGACCCCGACGTCCGCCTGAACGCCACGCTCGCGCCGACGATGCCGGGACGCGGCCCCGTCGGCTTCTTCTCCCAGTCCGGCGCGCTGGGCATCGCGATCCTCCAGCGCACGGCGGAACGCGGGCTCGGTCTGTCGACGTTCGTATCGGCGGGCAACCGAGCGGACGTCTCCGGGAACGACCTCATGCAGTACTGGGAGGAGGACCCGGATACGAAGGCCGTCCTGCTCTACCTGGAGTCCCTGGGCAACCCGCGCAAGTTCGCCCGCCTGGCCCGCCGCCTGTCGCGCCGCAAGCCGATCGTCGCGGTGAAGAGCGGACGCAGCACCCAAGGCGTCCCGCTCGGGCACGCGGCGTCCGCGCTGAGCCTGCCCGACCACGCGGTCAGCGCGCTGTTCGCGCAGGCCGGGGTGATCCGGGTGGAGGACCTGTCGGAGCTGTTCGACGTCGCGCAGCTCCTGGCCTACCAGCCGCTGCCCGCCGGGGACCGGATCGAGATCATCGACAACTCCGACTCGCTGGGGCTGCTGGCGCAGGACGCGGCGGCGGCGTTCGGGCTGCGCGCCCGCCCGCCGGTGGACCTCGGCCCGGCCGCCGGCGCCGCCGAGTACGAGGACGCGCTCGCCGCCGCGCTGGCCGACCCCGCCGTGGACGCGGTCGTCGCCCTGTTCACGCCGCCGACCATCGGCGGGTACGACGTGTCGGTCCCGGCGAAGATCCTGCGGCTGGCGGCGGGGGCGGACAAGCCGATCGTCGCGACGTACCTGGGCTCGGAGGGCATGCCCGCCGACCTGCGCGTCCCCGGCCCGGACGGGTCGGCCGCCGCCGGGTCGGTGCCGTCCTACGCGGCGCCGGAGGACGCGGTGCGCGCACTCGCCTACGTCGTCCGGTACGCGCAGTGGCGGCGGCGCCCGCCCGGACGGCTCCCCGAGATCGTCGGCGCGGACCGGCGCCGCGCCCGCGCCCTGGTCGAGGAGTGGCTGGCCGGCGGCGGCCCGGTCACCGCGACGCGCGCCCAGGCCGCCGAACTGCTGGCCTGCTACGGCATCGCGCTCGGCGACGCGGCGGGTGGCGTCCCGACGCAGATCACCGTCCGCGAGGACTCATCGTTCGGCGCCGTCGTCTCGTTCGGGCTCGCCGACGAGACCGCCGCGCTGCTGGACGACCGCGCCTACCGGCTGGCGCCGCTCACCGACGTGGAGGCCGCCGACATGGTCCGCGCGATCCGCGCCGCGCCGCTGCTGTTCGGCCACCGGGGCGCGGAGCCGGTGGACGTCGCGGCCCTGGAGACGCTGCTGCTGCGCGCGTCCCGGCTGGCCGACGACCTGCCCGAGGTGGCGCGCCTGGAGCTGTCGCCGGTCCTCGCGGGCGCGTCCGGCACGGTCGTGCGCGACGTGGCGCTGACCCTGCGCCGTCCGACCGGCCCGCGCCAGGAACTCGGCCCGCGCCGCCTGCGCTGA
- a CDS encoding SDR family NAD(P)-dependent oxidoreductase, with protein sequence MSTAAPVPVRTPLPSGLSGATVLLIGGTSGIGLAAGVLLRSVGARVVLVGRDPSRLDAAVAHVRDASPGAPGDAVLGVAGDGGAERTVQEAFDRAGRIDHVFVTAGVIRGLGSLAELSDDDIAVNLDGRVRAAFTIARAAAPLLPAGGSITFTSGTVVLRPLPGMSALVAAAGAIEALTKTLAVELAPARLRVNTVRFGRIDTPLLRAAPGLDTDEGMAAAGAPTLLGRFGTAEEAAASALFLMTNNYVTGQIITVDGGENLT encoded by the coding sequence ATGAGCACCGCCGCCCCCGTCCCCGTCCGCACCCCGCTGCCGAGCGGCCTCTCCGGCGCCACCGTCCTCCTGATCGGCGGAACCTCGGGCATCGGCCTCGCGGCGGGCGTCCTGCTGCGCTCGGTCGGCGCCCGCGTCGTGCTGGTCGGCCGCGACCCGTCCCGGCTGGACGCCGCCGTGGCCCACGTGCGGGACGCGAGCCCCGGGGCCCCGGGCGATGCCGTCCTCGGCGTCGCGGGCGACGGCGGCGCCGAGCGCACCGTGCAGGAGGCGTTCGACCGCGCGGGCCGGATCGACCACGTGTTCGTCACGGCGGGCGTCATCCGCGGCCTCGGCTCCCTGGCCGAGCTGTCCGACGACGACATCGCCGTGAACCTCGACGGCCGCGTCCGCGCGGCGTTCACGATCGCCCGCGCGGCGGCGCCCCTCCTTCCGGCGGGCGGCTCGATCACCTTCACCTCGGGGACGGTCGTGCTCCGCCCGCTCCCCGGCATGTCGGCGCTGGTCGCGGCGGCCGGCGCCATCGAGGCCCTGACGAAGACCCTCGCCGTGGAACTCGCCCCGGCCAGGCTGCGCGTGAACACCGTCCGCTTCGGCCGGATCGACACCCCGCTCCTGCGCGCGGCGCCGGGCCTGGACACTGACGAGGGGATGGCCGCCGCGGGCGCCCCGACGCTCCTCGGCCGCTTCGGCACCGCCGAGGAGGCCGCCGCCTCGGCTCTCTTCCTGATGACCAACAACTATGTGACCGGCCAGATCATCACCGTCGACGGCGGCGAGAACCTCACCTGA
- a CDS encoding saccharopine dehydrogenase NADP-binding domain-containing protein yields the protein MKIAVHGASGFTGGLVVAELARRGVPAVLVGRSRERLRETAGTEVRVATLDDPDALAAAFADCAAVVNTAGPFTRWGGPVLRAALAARVHYVDTSGEQGQIHDVLATAGPDAERAGVTVVPALADDGGPGDLIAALTAARVAPGREILVADLRAPGAASRGTARSMASIVARGPLEYADGGWRPDDGGHDPVVLPGERVEVASFPLPGVATVPRHVPAARVRAAMRADVVKLFGSFDPGAAELAPAVLDEATRRAGRWFMLARATGDGGTATGTVTGPDPYGLTAVIAVEGALRLARGEARPGALTPAQAFEPAGFLDALVPHGVAWRVE from the coding sequence ATGAAGATCGCGGTTCACGGGGCGAGCGGATTCACCGGCGGGCTGGTCGTCGCCGAGCTGGCGCGGCGGGGCGTCCCGGCGGTGCTCGTCGGACGGTCGCGGGAGCGGCTGCGCGAGACCGCCGGGACGGAGGTCCGCGTCGCGACGCTGGACGACCCGGACGCGCTCGCCGCCGCGTTCGCCGACTGCGCCGCCGTGGTGAACACGGCCGGGCCGTTCACCCGCTGGGGCGGGCCGGTGCTGCGGGCCGCGCTCGCCGCCCGCGTCCACTACGTCGACACCTCGGGCGAGCAGGGGCAGATCCACGACGTCCTCGCGACGGCCGGGCCGGACGCCGAGCGCGCCGGGGTGACGGTCGTGCCCGCGCTCGCCGACGACGGCGGTCCGGGCGACCTCATCGCGGCGCTGACGGCGGCGCGGGTCGCCCCGGGGCGCGAGATCCTGGTCGCCGACCTGCGTGCGCCGGGCGCGGCGTCGCGCGGCACCGCCCGGTCGATGGCGTCGATCGTCGCGCGCGGCCCGCTGGAGTACGCCGACGGCGGCTGGCGTCCCGACGACGGGGGGCACGACCCGGTCGTCCTGCCCGGTGAGCGGGTCGAGGTGGCGTCGTTCCCGCTGCCGGGCGTCGCGACGGTGCCGCGCCACGTCCCGGCCGCGCGGGTGCGGGCGGCGATGCGCGCGGACGTCGTGAAGCTGTTCGGCTCGTTCGATCCTGGAGCCGCCGAGCTGGCGCCCGCCGTCCTGGACGAGGCGACGCGCCGCGCGGGACGCTGGTTCATGCTCGCCCGCGCCACCGGGGACGGCGGCACCGCGACCGGGACCGTCACCGGGCCCGACCCGTACGGGCTGACCGCCGTCATCGCGGTCGAGGGCGCGCTGCGGCTCGCGCGCGGGGAGGCGCGGCCCGGCGCGCTGACGCCCGCGCAGGCGTTCGAGCCCGCCGGATTCCTGGACGCGCTCGTCCCGCACGGGGTCGCCTGGCGGGTGGAATGA
- a CDS encoding alkaline phosphatase family protein: MTRPAPPVPAYGRAALADLPESALAALGVPGAVNVLGLQETRRICVLLVDGLGWEQLRAHPGDAPFLTSLGGGPLTAGFPATTVTSLGSLGTGLPPGGHGLLGLQIALPGRDALVNLLRWPADGADPFVVQPAPTVYERARAAGVAASYVGASLYRDSPLTRATARGADYTGADALGQLVAAAQRALSAGDRAYTTVYHPDLDSTGHRFGVASADWRQQLRFVDLLAERLADALPSGTALYVTADHGMTDPSGRIDADTDPALSAGVARLGGDARSRYVYALPGAHGDVLAAWRERLAGTCWVRSRAEAVAEGWFGPITPEMAGRVGDVVAVPHADVAITASAREPWLAAMVGMHGSLVAAEQLVPLVRTVKG; encoded by the coding sequence GTGACCCGGCCCGCGCCGCCCGTCCCGGCGTACGGGCGCGCGGCGCTGGCGGACCTGCCGGAGTCGGCGCTCGCGGCGCTCGGCGTGCCGGGCGCGGTGAACGTCCTCGGCCTGCAGGAGACGCGGCGGATCTGCGTGCTGCTCGTGGACGGCCTCGGCTGGGAGCAGTTGCGCGCCCATCCCGGCGACGCGCCGTTCCTGACGTCGCTCGGCGGCGGCCCGCTCACGGCGGGCTTCCCGGCGACGACCGTGACGAGCCTCGGCTCGCTCGGCACCGGCCTGCCGCCCGGCGGGCACGGGCTGCTCGGGCTCCAGATCGCGCTGCCCGGCCGGGACGCCCTGGTCAACCTGCTGCGCTGGCCCGCCGACGGCGCGGACCCGTTCGTCGTCCAGCCCGCCCCGACCGTCTACGAGCGGGCGCGGGCGGCGGGCGTCGCGGCGTCCTACGTCGGCGCGAGCCTCTACCGCGACAGCCCGCTCACCCGGGCGACGGCGCGCGGCGCCGACTACACGGGCGCGGACGCGCTCGGCCAGCTCGTCGCGGCGGCGCAGCGGGCGCTGAGCGCGGGCGACCGCGCCTACACGACCGTCTACCACCCGGATCTGGACTCGACCGGCCACCGGTTCGGCGTCGCCTCGGCGGACTGGCGGCAGCAGCTCCGCTTCGTGGACCTGCTCGCCGAGCGCCTCGCCGACGCCCTGCCGTCCGGGACGGCGCTGTACGTCACGGCCGACCACGGCATGACCGACCCGTCCGGGCGGATCGACGCCGACACCGATCCGGCGCTGTCGGCCGGGGTGGCGCGGCTCGGCGGCGACGCCCGGTCCCGCTATGTGTACGCGCTGCCGGGCGCGCACGGCGACGTCCTCGCGGCGTGGCGGGAGCGGCTGGCCGGGACGTGCTGGGTCCGCTCCCGCGCCGAGGCCGTCGCCGAGGGCTGGTTCGGGCCGATCACGCCGGAGATGGCCGGGCGCGTCGGCGACGTGGTCGCGGTGCCGCACGCGGACGTGGCGATCACGGCGTCCGCGCGGGAACCGTGGCTGGCCGCGATGGTCGGGATGCACGGGTCGCTGGTGGCCGCCGAGCAGCTCGTCCCGCTGGTGCGGACGGTCAAGGGCTGA
- a CDS encoding TetR/AcrR family transcriptional regulator: MGYDAEDTRRRIFAAAAAEFAEHGLAGARVDRIASAAKANKQAIYLYYGGKEKLFAAILRAKLEAVAVSVTIDPEAVGESAGEIFDWYHEHPELIRLLLWESLEACDAPAAEDHERRDGYRAKVHGLVDCGMARHLPEEARVPAVQDLVFTVMGLVAWNFAVPQMCRMVLDEETSEAALARRRAAVVAAARTLAADFAPSRRNAEQPGD; encoded by the coding sequence ATGGGCTATGACGCGGAGGACACCCGGCGGCGGATCTTCGCCGCCGCCGCCGCCGAGTTCGCCGAGCACGGCCTCGCGGGCGCCCGGGTCGACCGGATCGCGTCCGCCGCCAAGGCCAACAAGCAGGCCATCTACCTGTACTACGGCGGCAAGGAGAAGCTGTTCGCCGCGATCCTGCGGGCGAAGCTGGAGGCGGTCGCCGTCTCCGTCACCATCGACCCCGAGGCGGTGGGCGAGTCCGCCGGGGAGATCTTCGACTGGTACCACGAGCACCCGGAGCTGATCCGGCTGCTGCTCTGGGAGTCCCTGGAGGCGTGCGACGCCCCCGCCGCCGAGGACCACGAGCGCCGCGACGGCTACCGCGCGAAGGTCCACGGGCTGGTGGACTGCGGCATGGCCCGCCACCTGCCCGAAGAGGCCCGCGTCCCCGCCGTCCAGGACCTGGTGTTCACGGTGATGGGCCTGGTCGCCTGGAACTTCGCCGTCCCCCAGATGTGCCGCATGGTCCTGGACGAGGAGACGAGCGAGGCCGCCCTGGCCCGCCGCCGCGCGGCCGTCGTGGCCGCCGCCCGCACGCTGGCCGCCGACTTCGCCCCGTCCCGCCGGAACGCCGAGCAGCCCGGCGACTGA
- a CDS encoding carbohydrate kinase family protein, which produces MTRVVVVGDLMSDTVARAAFPLAKGSDTPAAVTTHGGGSGANVASWLALEGVEAAFVGRRGSDIAGRNRDMELMGYGVDARLVMDSERPTGTCVVLVTHKGDRTMLSDPGANAALLVEDIERCRDLFRQGTHLHLSGYSLLNEGSRKAAIFALDTARKAKMSISVDAGSSSPLQRIGAEPFLEWTQGARLLVLNAKEAEVLTGRDVPEQAAKVLTAWYPQVVITSGADGALWYTNGRPEPVTVKAEPIDKIVDGTGAGDAFVAGFLPPWLDGKSPADALTAGSRLAVKAMRHLGARPSLDVMDNPIN; this is translated from the coding sequence ATGACGCGCGTGGTCGTGGTTGGCGACTTGATGAGTGACACCGTGGCGCGTGCCGCGTTCCCCCTCGCCAAGGGCAGCGACACGCCCGCGGCCGTGACGACCCACGGCGGCGGCTCGGGTGCCAACGTGGCGTCCTGGCTCGCCCTGGAGGGCGTCGAGGCCGCGTTCGTCGGCCGCCGCGGGTCCGACATCGCGGGGCGCAACCGCGACATGGAGCTGATGGGCTACGGCGTGGACGCCCGTCTCGTCATGGACTCCGAGCGGCCCACCGGCACCTGCGTCGTCCTCGTCACCCACAAGGGCGACCGGACGATGCTCTCGGACCCGGGCGCCAACGCCGCCCTGCTCGTCGAGGACATCGAGCGCTGCCGCGACCTCTTCCGCCAGGGCACCCACCTGCACCTGTCCGGGTACTCGCTGCTCAACGAGGGGTCGCGCAAGGCCGCGATCTTCGCGCTGGACACCGCCCGCAAGGCGAAGATGTCGATCTCGGTGGACGCCGGGTCGTCCTCGCCGCTCCAGCGCATCGGCGCCGAGCCGTTCCTGGAGTGGACGCAGGGCGCCCGCCTGCTCGTCCTGAACGCCAAGGAGGCCGAGGTCCTCACCGGCCGCGACGTGCCCGAGCAGGCCGCCAAGGTCCTGACCGCCTGGTACCCGCAGGTCGTGATCACCTCCGGCGCCGACGGCGCCCTCTGGTACACCAACGGCCGCCCCGAACCCGTCACCGTGAAGGCCGAGCCCATCGACAAGATCGTCGACGGCACCGGCGCGGGCGACGCCTTCGTGGCCGGCTTCCTGCCGCCCTGGCTGGACGGCAAGTCCCCCGCCGACGCCCTCACGGCCGGCTCCCGCCTGGCCGTCAAGGCCATGCGCCACCTGGGCGCCCGCCCGTCCCTGGACGTCATGGACAACCCGATCAACTAG
- a CDS encoding DUF5998 family protein: MRETRATSDGLRTAIERSGYYPALVADAVQSAIGDERVLAYVIHHEATFDPAMEVRRHVTVLVLSPTRLLVCHTDEHPPGEGIAQPHASTTTEAVKIERVQSVAVTRVVPDPASYVPGTAPTEVVLTIGWGAIAHIDLEPATCGDENCEADHGYTGSVTADDLSLRVSEAADGAEAVGQVLAFAEALSSATSAAAG; this comes from the coding sequence ATGAGGGAAACCCGAGCGACGTCTGACGGGTTGCGCACGGCCATCGAGCGCAGCGGTTACTACCCGGCCCTGGTCGCGGACGCGGTCCAGTCGGCGATCGGCGACGAGCGGGTGCTCGCCTACGTGATCCACCACGAGGCGACGTTCGATCCGGCGATGGAGGTGCGGCGCCATGTGACGGTGCTGGTCCTGTCGCCGACGCGGCTGCTCGTCTGCCACACCGACGAGCATCCGCCGGGGGAGGGCATCGCCCAGCCGCACGCGTCCACGACGACCGAGGCGGTGAAGATCGAGCGCGTCCAGTCGGTGGCGGTGACGCGCGTCGTCCCCGACCCGGCGTCGTACGTGCCGGGCACCGCGCCCACCGAGGTCGTGCTGACGATCGGGTGGGGCGCCATCGCGCACATCGACCTGGAGCCCGCGACCTGCGGCGACGAGAACTGCGAGGCCGACCACGGTTACACCGGCAGCGTGACCGCCGACGACCTGTCGCTGCGGGTCAGCGAGGCCGCCGACGGCGCGGAGGCGGTCGGGCAGGTGCTGGCGTTCGCCGAGGCGCTGTCGTCGGCGACCTCGGCGGCGGCGGGGTGA